The Triticum aestivum cultivar Chinese Spring chromosome 7B, IWGSC CS RefSeq v2.1, whole genome shotgun sequence genome window below encodes:
- the LOC123159310 gene encoding uncharacterized protein: MEGTPVVTQTPMSQDTPTSPRRPPTATPSGTGASGQSPPSLSPHVSVVAGGRAGKVLDEMPPDTPGLVVAAPEPQRRSWADVPLDILGIVAGRLPCVEDRARMRSVCAAWRAAARLHRPPPPPLPLLVHADFAFSSFSPDGATTGTRRVPLPVGVAADDVRCVGSFEGWLAGVRPNKGRYFGDAECFLMNPFSRDVLRLPPPSASSHFVDAYSRSLPIIGGSGVLECTINAAQYVMSFCKVILSSSPDSGSKCIVAAFSVHRNGAKLALWRPGMTSWCVCLGGCISKFSDITFYQGKIYVLSELTTNLFVVETADDDDSGLMVSRVERCVAERPEIKGSYTQRWNLVEWHGKLLLIARHLGGGEGWHDICKVGVYMVDLSTKPLQFTEINTLDGDCIFISPCSSKSFDASEYDGVEGNVIYFIDGYLCHAKNGPPFDKFMYNLSDGTFAPFAADLSECNFQAPDGKPMSQTWLFPSE; encoded by the coding sequence ATGGAAGGAACTCCGGTCGTGACACAAACTCCAATGTCGCAAGACACGCCGACCTCCCCAAGGCGACCACCGACGGCCACACCATCCGGCACAGGGGCCTCAGGCCAGAGCCCTCCCTCCCTGTCTCCACACGTTTCCGTCGTCGCTGGCGGCCGtgcaggcaaggtgctcgacgaaatgcctcCTGACACGCCAGGGCTCGTCGTCGCAGCTCCCGAGCCGCAGCGGCGGTCTTGGGCGGACGTCCCGCTGGACATCCTCGGGAtcgtggccggccgcctcccctgcGTCGAGGACCGCGCCAGGATGCGCTCCGTCTGCGCCGCCTGGCGCGCGGCGGCGCGcctccaccgcccgccgccgccgccgctccccctgCTCGTCCACGCGGACTTCGCCTTCTCCAGCTTCTCCCCCGACGGGGCCACGACGGGCACGCGTCGCGTCCCGCTGCCCGTGGGAGTGGCGGCCGACGACGTCCGGTGCGTGGGCTCGTTCGAGGGGTGGCTCGCCGGCGTGCGGCCGAACAAAGGTCGCTACTTTGGCGATGCTGAGTGCTTCCTGATGAACCCTTTCTCCCGGGACGTGCTCCGTCTCCCGCCTCCCTCCGCGTCCTCTCATTTCGTCGACGCCTACAGTAGATCCCTCCCCATCATCGGCGGCTCTGGTGTGCTTGAGTGCACAATCAACGCCGCTCAGTACGTGATGTCGTTCTGCAAGGTGATCTTGTCCTCCTCGCCTGATTCTGGGTCCAAATGCATTGTGGCTGCCTTCTCTGTGCATAGGAACGGAGCCAAGCTCGCTCTCTGGCGGCCCGGGATGACGTCGTGGTGCGTGTGCCTTGGTGGCTGCATCAGCAAGTTCAGTGACATTACCTTCTACCAGGGCAAGATTTATGTGCTCAGCGAGCTCACCACAAACCTCTTTGTCGTTGAGACAGCAGATGACGACGACTCTGGGCTGATGGTTTCTCGTGTCGAGCGTTGCGTGGCCGAGCGGCCTGAGATCAAGGGTAGCTACACACAGAGGTGGAACTTGGTAGAATGGCATGGAAAATTGTTGCTCATCGCCAGACACTTAGGTGGCGGTGAAGGCTGGCACGATATTTGCAAGGTTGGAGTATATATGGTGGATTTAAGCACTAAACCTCTTCAATTCACTGAGATTAACACCTTGGATGGCGACTGTATCTTCATCAGCCCGTGCAGCAGCAAATCGTTTGATGCGTCGGAGTATGACGGGGTGGAAGGCAATGTTATCTACTTCATCGATGGCTATCTCTGCCATGCTAAAAATGGTCCCCCGTTTGATAAGTTCATGTACAACTTGAGCGATGGTACATTTGCGCCATTTGCTGCAGATTTATCAGAGTGCAACTTTCAGGCACCAGATGGCAAGCCGATGAGTCAAACGTGGTTGTTTCCTTCTGAATGA
- the LOC123161895 gene encoding uncharacterized protein, with protein MAVPSSSLLSSLLLLALLLHHCSAAQDHGSAAVIVNISSLEDVVRDRAFELLHRTDKLVGVPLTACPSPCGLVEVQASALRVRSSSLWADGVNATAADTAGFTVPPRVVPSPFARRVDVVFERFVGGNSSSGALFAAPPGYALAAPVAALLAYDVSTGNNGSRAVGLRALGAPVRLEFGYLAPAAANGTPPFNATAARCVTFAVDSGKAKAVATHAMASDTACTVTGTGHYGVAVRLQPTPPSLTPPTPQPPAAVRERWWAWMAVAGVGGVVVVGFLAATVVAAVRWSRRRRREEMDLRALAGEELGRMAVRGSRMPAAKMVRTRPELEDGSPMAWRR; from the coding sequence ATGGCGGTCCCATCGTCGTCCTTGTTGTCGTCGCTGCTGCTCCTCGCGCTCCTGCTGCATCATTGCTCCGCGGCCCAGGATCACGGCAGCGCCGCCGTCATCGTCAACATCTCGTCCCTCGAGGACGTCGTCCGCGACCGCGCGTTCGAGCTGCTCCACCGCACCGACAAGCTCGTGGGCGTGCCCCTCACGGCCTGCCCGTCGCCGTGCGGCCTCGTCGAGGTCCAGGCCTCGGCGCTGCGCGTGCGGAGCAGCTCCCTCTGGGCCGACGGCGtcaacgccaccgccgccgacacCGCGGGGTTCACCGTGCCGCCGCGCGTCGTGCCGTCCCCGTTCGCCCGCCGCGTCGACGTCGTCTTCGAGCGGTTCGTCGGCGGCAACTCCTCGTCCGGCGCGCTCTTCGCCGCGCCGCCCGGGTACGCGCTGGCTGCCCCCGTGGCCGCGCTGCTCGCGTACGACGTGTCGACCGGAAACAACGGCAGCAGGGCTGTCGGACTCCGGGCGCTCGGCGCGCCGGTCCGCCTGGAGTTCGGGTACCTCGCGCCTGCGGCGGCGAACGGGACGCCGCCGTTTAACGCCACGGCGGCAAGGTGCGTAACCTTCGCGGTGGACAGCGGGAAGGCCAAGGCCGTGGCCACGCACGCCATGGCGTCGGACACCGCGTGCACGGTGACCGGCACGGGCCACTACGGCGTGGCGGTGCGGCTGCAACCGACACCGCCTTCGCTGACGCCGCCGACGCCGCAGCCGCCTGCAGCGGTGCGGGAGCGGTGGTGGGCGTGGATggcggtggccggcgtcggcggggtggtggtggtgggcttCCTGGCGGCCACCGTGGTCGCGGCGGTGCGGTGGAGCAGGAGGCGCAGGAGGGAGGAGATGGACCTGCGGGCGCTGGCcggggaggagctggggaggatgGCGGTGCGGGGGAGCAGGATGCCGGCGGCGAAGATGGTGAGGACGCGGCCGGAGCTGGAGGACGGGAGCCCCATGGCGTGGCGGCGCTAG